A single region of the Arthrobacter sp. zg-Y820 genome encodes:
- a CDS encoding CoA-transferase: MPDKRIGLTEAISSIESGMTIGIGGWGSRRKPMAAVRELLRSDVTDLTVVAFGGPDVGLLVAAGKVRKLIYGFVSLDSIALDPLFTAARERGELEISEYDEGMFVTGLRAAASRLSFLPTLAGLGSDVMAANPHLKTIASPYSDDEYVAVPATPLDVALIHVNRSDSGGNAQFLGPDPYFDDLFAMAATRTFVTTERIVETEDLLDEGSFHTLMLSRMYVTGVIETPNGAHFTTCEPDYGRDEAFQKHYAASAKDPESWRAFVHEFLSGDEAGYHEAVARFHAVQEKK, encoded by the coding sequence ATGCCCGACAAGAGGATTGGACTCACTGAGGCGATCTCGTCCATTGAGTCCGGAATGACCATTGGTATCGGTGGATGGGGGTCGCGGCGCAAGCCCATGGCCGCGGTCCGTGAGCTGCTGCGCAGCGACGTGACCGACCTGACCGTTGTCGCCTTCGGCGGCCCCGACGTCGGCCTGCTCGTTGCGGCCGGCAAGGTGCGCAAGCTGATTTACGGCTTTGTGTCGCTGGACAGCATCGCGCTGGACCCGCTGTTCACCGCTGCCCGCGAACGCGGCGAGCTGGAAATCAGCGAATACGACGAGGGCATGTTTGTCACCGGGCTGCGCGCCGCGGCCTCCCGGCTCTCGTTCCTGCCCACGCTGGCCGGACTCGGCTCGGACGTGATGGCGGCGAACCCGCACCTGAAAACCATCGCCTCGCCGTACTCCGATGACGAGTACGTCGCGGTCCCGGCAACACCGCTGGATGTTGCCCTGATCCACGTCAACCGGTCCGACAGCGGCGGCAACGCGCAGTTCCTCGGCCCGGACCCGTACTTTGACGACCTCTTCGCCATGGCTGCCACCCGCACCTTTGTAACCACCGAGCGGATCGTGGAAACGGAAGACCTCCTGGACGAGGGCTCATTCCACACCCTCATGTTGAGCCGCATGTACGTCACGGGTGTCATTGAGACCCCCAACGGCGCCCATTTCACCACCTGCGAGCCGGACTACGGCCGCGACGAGGCTTTCCAGAAGCACTATGCCGCCTCCGCGAAGGATCCCGAAAGCTGGCGCGCATTTGTTCACGAATTCCTCTCCGGCGACGAGGCCGGCTACCACGAGGCCGTTGCCCGCTTCCATGCAGTACAGGAGAAAAAGTAA
- a CDS encoding acyl-CoA dehydrogenase family protein: protein MDFSLTDEQNELVKTIRAVLNRHATSAAVRKAAESEAGYDVELWRVLVEEVGVASLAIPEEYGGVGFTWFETGLVLEALGYSLAPSPLLASAVLGAAAILQADDEAARERLLPGIAEGTSLATLAWADGQGRWSTRGSGIVATPGESWTLDGTATLVLDGGSADTVIAVAATPDGVGLFEVLDVDAIQRVNVPAVDTTLRFSTMTFSRVPARPLRLDAEAALEKIRDIAIVAVSCLQVGTAQRGLDMTVEYSKQRVQFGRPIGSFQALKHRMADMLVQVETARTAAWAAAWSAGTDAADLPERAASAAAWCADALDHVASETVQMHGGIAITWEHDAQLVFKRAHATGQLFGQSRAHRRRLGVLLGVTVG from the coding sequence ATGGACTTCTCACTGACCGACGAGCAGAACGAGCTCGTGAAGACGATCCGTGCGGTGCTCAACCGCCACGCGACCTCCGCAGCAGTGCGCAAAGCCGCCGAATCCGAGGCCGGGTACGACGTCGAGCTGTGGCGTGTCCTGGTGGAAGAGGTCGGCGTCGCCTCGCTCGCCATTCCGGAGGAGTACGGCGGAGTCGGCTTCACCTGGTTTGAGACCGGCCTCGTGCTGGAGGCGCTCGGTTACTCCCTGGCTCCCAGCCCGCTGCTCGCCTCCGCAGTCCTTGGTGCAGCCGCGATCCTGCAGGCCGACGACGAAGCGGCCAGGGAGCGGCTGCTCCCCGGCATCGCCGAGGGCACCTCCCTGGCAACGCTGGCCTGGGCCGACGGGCAGGGCCGCTGGAGCACCCGCGGGTCGGGCATCGTTGCCACACCCGGCGAGTCGTGGACGCTTGACGGCACGGCGACACTGGTGCTCGACGGCGGCAGTGCCGACACGGTCATTGCGGTGGCCGCCACGCCGGACGGCGTCGGACTGTTCGAAGTGCTCGACGTCGACGCCATCCAGCGGGTGAACGTCCCCGCAGTGGACACCACGCTGCGCTTCTCGACGATGACGTTTAGCCGGGTTCCCGCCCGGCCGCTCCGGCTGGACGCCGAAGCAGCCCTGGAGAAAATCCGTGACATCGCCATCGTCGCGGTGAGCTGCCTGCAGGTGGGCACCGCGCAGCGAGGACTCGACATGACGGTCGAGTATTCCAAGCAGCGCGTGCAGTTCGGCCGCCCGATCGGCTCCTTCCAGGCGCTCAAGCACCGGATGGCTGACATGCTCGTCCAGGTGGAAACGGCGCGCACCGCCGCCTGGGCTGCGGCCTGGTCCGCCGGAACGGATGCTGCCGACCTGCCCGAGCGGGCCGCCTCCGCCGCTGCCTGGTGCGCAGACGCGCTCGACCATGTGGCGTCCGAGACCGTGCAGATGCACGGCGGCATCGCCATCACCTGGGAACACGATGCCCAGCTCGTCTTCAAGCGGGCCCACGCCACCGGCCAGCTCTTCGGACAGTCACGCGCGCACCGCCGCCGTCTGGGTGTGCTCCTGGGCGTCACAGTGGGCTAA
- a CDS encoding acyl-CoA dehydrogenase family protein — translation MKFVLTEEQQALAEAVDEIIESAGGTKAARTWAAGDPASGQALWAQLADLGLLGLCVPEADGGMGGTAVDLVVAFERLGYHAVPGPYIESGALLPDLVGADVRRGIVDGSIIATAAVPGLVPYALDAAASSHHFLVDAESISSATSGPGIASIDRTRTLHELTAAGESAALDPAVVALALDRATLACSAVLLGAGERLLAEAVSYAKIREQFGRAIGEYQGLKHQLADVRIALTFARPLVTGAALNLGDPDSARSISAAKIAAGEAANLAARVALQVHGAIGYTEEHDLGLWITRVRALMGVWGTPRHHYDRIASLLLSPGTSPAPSPVVSPTR, via the coding sequence ATGAAATTTGTGTTGACCGAAGAACAGCAGGCCCTGGCGGAAGCCGTCGACGAGATCATCGAAAGTGCCGGCGGAACGAAAGCCGCTCGGACCTGGGCGGCCGGCGACCCGGCGTCGGGCCAGGCACTGTGGGCCCAACTCGCCGATCTCGGCCTGCTTGGCCTGTGCGTTCCGGAGGCCGACGGCGGCATGGGCGGCACCGCCGTCGACCTCGTGGTCGCCTTCGAACGGCTGGGCTACCATGCCGTGCCGGGGCCCTACATCGAGTCGGGAGCACTGCTGCCCGACCTGGTCGGTGCCGATGTGCGCCGCGGCATCGTTGACGGTTCGATCATTGCCACTGCAGCAGTGCCCGGGCTGGTTCCCTACGCCCTGGACGCCGCTGCGAGCAGCCATCATTTCCTAGTCGACGCCGAGTCCATTTCGTCAGCCACGTCCGGACCGGGGATCGCCTCAATCGACAGGACGCGCACGCTTCATGAGCTCACCGCCGCCGGGGAGTCCGCCGCACTTGATCCCGCCGTGGTGGCCCTGGCCCTCGACCGGGCGACGCTGGCGTGTTCGGCAGTACTGCTGGGTGCGGGTGAACGCCTGCTGGCCGAGGCCGTCTCCTACGCCAAGATCCGCGAGCAGTTCGGACGCGCGATCGGCGAGTACCAGGGGCTCAAGCACCAGCTCGCCGACGTGCGCATTGCCCTCACCTTCGCCCGCCCGCTGGTCACCGGCGCCGCGCTGAATCTCGGGGACCCCGACAGTGCCCGCAGCATCTCTGCGGCCAAGATCGCCGCCGGGGAAGCGGCCAACCTGGCCGCGCGCGTTGCGCTGCAGGTTCACGGTGCGATCGGCTACACCGAGGAGCACGACCTGGGCCTGTGGATCACGCGGGTGCGCGCCCTAATGGGCGTGTGGGGCACTCCCCGCCATCACTATGACCGCATCGCTTCGCTCCTGCTGTCCCCCGGAACCTCCCCCGCGCCTTCCCCCGTCGTCTCCCCCACCCGCTGA
- a CDS encoding acyl-CoA dehydrogenase family protein: MNLDLTDEQHAFAAEARAWLAEHVPPAPLPSMDTAEGFIAHRKWEATLAEGRWSAVAWPEEFGGRSAGLVEWVLFEEEYYRSGAPTRVAQNGISLLAPILFEHGTDEQRARYLKPMTDGSLIWAQAWSEPGAGSDLAAIRSTARRDDERGGWLLSGQKTWSSRAVWADRGFGLFRSDPAADRHRGLTYFLFPMDAPGLTVRPIAQLDGSTGFAELFFEDVFVPDADVLGAPGDGWRVAMSTAGNERGLSLRAPGRFCAAADRLIDLWNDQQHEDPFARDAVVDAWIKAEAYRLYTWGTVSTLQNGGDIGAEGSVNKVFWSELDIALHETALTLLGPAAELRGTPGVADGRWVDDYLFSIAGPIYAGTNEIQRNIIAERLLGLPRGGDGRRVS; this comes from the coding sequence ATGAACCTCGATCTGACAGACGAACAGCACGCTTTCGCGGCGGAGGCACGGGCCTGGCTGGCCGAACACGTGCCGCCGGCCCCGCTGCCGTCGATGGACACGGCCGAGGGTTTTATCGCCCACCGGAAGTGGGAGGCCACCCTGGCCGAAGGCCGCTGGTCGGCCGTTGCCTGGCCGGAGGAATTCGGCGGCCGCAGCGCCGGGCTCGTTGAGTGGGTGCTCTTTGAAGAGGAGTATTACCGCTCCGGCGCCCCGACCCGGGTGGCGCAGAACGGCATCTCCCTGCTGGCGCCCATCCTGTTCGAGCACGGCACCGACGAGCAGCGCGCCCGCTACCTGAAGCCGATGACCGACGGTTCGCTGATTTGGGCGCAGGCCTGGTCGGAACCGGGCGCCGGCAGCGACCTGGCAGCGATCCGCAGCACCGCCCGCCGCGACGACGAGCGCGGCGGCTGGCTGCTGAGCGGCCAGAAAACCTGGAGCTCGCGTGCGGTGTGGGCCGACCGCGGCTTCGGACTTTTCCGCAGCGACCCGGCCGCCGACCGCCACCGGGGCCTGACCTACTTCCTGTTCCCGATGGACGCCCCGGGCCTCACCGTGCGCCCGATTGCACAGCTCGACGGATCAACGGGTTTCGCCGAACTGTTCTTCGAGGATGTTTTTGTTCCCGACGCGGACGTGCTCGGGGCCCCCGGCGACGGCTGGCGCGTCGCCATGAGCACCGCCGGCAATGAGCGCGGGCTCTCCCTGCGCGCCCCCGGCCGCTTCTGTGCAGCCGCCGACCGGCTCATCGATCTGTGGAACGACCAGCAGCACGAGGATCCGTTCGCGCGGGACGCCGTCGTGGATGCCTGGATCAAGGCCGAGGCCTACCGCCTCTACACCTGGGGCACGGTCAGCACGCTGCAGAACGGCGGCGACATCGGCGCCGAGGGCAGCGTGAACAAGGTGTTCTGGTCCGAACTCGACATAGCACTGCACGAAACAGCGTTGACCCTGCTCGGCCCCGCGGCTGAGCTGCGCGGCACCCCCGGCGTGGCCGACGGCCGCTGGGTTGACGACTACCTCTTCTCGATCGCCGGCCCGATCTACGCCGGGACGAACGAGATCCAGCGCAACATCATTGCAGAACGTCTACTCGGCCTCCCCCGCGGCGGCGACGGCAGGAGAGTGTCATGA
- a CDS encoding enoyl-CoA hydratase codes for MKNDDSNEVVTYEVRGSVAIVRLNRPEYRNAQNSKVTYALDAAFTEAVQDDAVKVIVLAGNGKHFSAGHDIGTPDRDIDQSFERKAVMWWDHVGATGVDSRFARESEVYLGMCRRWREIPKPMIAMVQGACIAGGLMLAWSCDFIVASEDAFFSDPVVRMGIPGVEYFAHPWVMNPRAAKEFLFTGDRFTAQRAHDLGMVNHVVPALELEDTVMAMAERISAMPRLGLALAKKAVNQSEDLQGLRAGMDSVFGLHHAAHAHNAEVGADSLAGMGVKGMRDAAVTK; via the coding sequence ATGAAGAACGACGATTCCAACGAGGTTGTTACATACGAGGTCCGCGGGTCCGTGGCCATCGTGCGGCTGAACCGGCCCGAGTACCGCAATGCGCAGAACTCGAAGGTCACCTACGCACTGGATGCCGCGTTCACGGAGGCCGTGCAGGACGACGCGGTCAAGGTCATCGTCCTGGCCGGGAACGGCAAGCACTTCTCGGCCGGACACGACATCGGCACCCCCGACCGTGACATCGACCAGAGCTTCGAGCGCAAGGCAGTGATGTGGTGGGACCACGTTGGCGCCACGGGCGTTGATTCCCGTTTCGCCCGGGAATCCGAGGTGTACCTCGGCATGTGCCGGCGCTGGCGCGAGATCCCGAAACCGATGATCGCCATGGTCCAGGGCGCCTGCATCGCCGGCGGCCTGATGCTGGCCTGGTCCTGTGACTTCATCGTCGCCAGCGAGGATGCCTTCTTCTCGGATCCCGTGGTCCGGATGGGAATTCCCGGCGTGGAGTACTTCGCCCACCCCTGGGTGATGAACCCGCGTGCCGCCAAGGAGTTCCTCTTCACCGGCGACCGCTTTACGGCCCAGCGCGCCCACGACCTGGGAATGGTCAACCACGTTGTCCCGGCCTTGGAGCTGGAGGACACGGTGATGGCCATGGCCGAACGGATCAGCGCCATGCCCCGCCTCGGGCTGGCCCTCGCCAAGAAGGCAGTCAATCAGTCGGAAGACCTGCAGGGTCTCCGCGCCGGCATGGATTCGGTCTTCGGGCTGCACCACGCGGCGCACGCACACAACGCAGAGGTCGGCGCGGATTCGCTGGCCGGAATGGGAGTCAAGGGCATGCGCGACGCGGCGGTTACCAAATGA
- a CDS encoding acyl-CoA dehydrogenase family protein — protein MDLIYSVEDDEFRQEIRAWLESNLVGKFAQLRGLGGSGREHEAFEERLEWNRHLAAHGWSCVSWPKEHGGRGLSLLQQVIFHEEYAKADAPARVNHFGEELLGPTLIAFGTPEQQARFLPRIVAVEELWCQGYSEPGAGSDLAAVSTKARLQDGQWVIDGQKVWTSLAHHADWCFVIARTDSGPRKHDGLSYLLVPMDQPGVEIRPILQLTGTSEFNEVFFDGAVTAADLVVGAPGSGWSVAMGTLGFERGVSTLAQQIAFQRELEAVVDLARSNGAIEDPIIQDQIVSAHMGLEMLRLHGLRTLSGEQGIEASITKLLWAPWHRALGELAMAVAGPGGLTVAAEPYELDALQTLFLFSRADTLYGGSDEIQRNVIAERVLGLPKEARA, from the coding sequence GTGGATCTGATCTATTCAGTGGAAGACGACGAGTTTCGTCAGGAGATCCGAGCGTGGCTGGAATCCAATCTCGTCGGCAAGTTTGCGCAGCTGCGCGGCCTCGGCGGATCCGGCCGTGAACATGAGGCCTTCGAGGAACGCCTCGAGTGGAACCGCCACCTTGCCGCGCACGGCTGGAGCTGTGTCAGCTGGCCGAAGGAGCACGGCGGGCGCGGGCTGAGCCTGCTCCAGCAGGTGATCTTCCATGAGGAGTACGCCAAGGCGGATGCTCCGGCACGGGTTAACCACTTCGGTGAGGAACTGCTCGGCCCGACGCTGATCGCGTTCGGCACTCCGGAGCAGCAGGCCCGCTTCCTTCCCCGCATCGTGGCGGTGGAGGAACTCTGGTGCCAGGGCTACTCAGAGCCGGGAGCCGGCTCGGACCTGGCCGCCGTCTCCACCAAGGCCCGGCTTCAGGACGGGCAGTGGGTGATTGACGGGCAGAAGGTCTGGACGTCCCTGGCGCACCACGCCGATTGGTGCTTCGTCATCGCCCGCACCGACTCCGGTCCGCGCAAGCACGACGGGCTCTCGTACCTGCTCGTGCCGATGGACCAGCCCGGCGTCGAGATCCGGCCGATCCTGCAGCTGACGGGTACCTCGGAATTCAACGAGGTGTTCTTCGACGGCGCCGTGACGGCTGCCGACCTCGTTGTCGGCGCGCCGGGTTCCGGCTGGTCGGTCGCCATGGGCACCCTCGGCTTCGAACGCGGTGTCTCCACGCTGGCGCAGCAGATCGCGTTCCAGCGTGAACTGGAGGCCGTCGTCGACCTGGCCCGCAGCAACGGTGCGATCGAGGACCCGATCATCCAGGACCAGATTGTCTCGGCGCACATGGGGCTGGAAATGCTCCGGCTGCACGGGCTGCGAACGCTGAGCGGCGAGCAGGGCATCGAGGCTTCCATCACCAAGCTGCTGTGGGCACCCTGGCACCGGGCGCTCGGCGAACTCGCCATGGCCGTCGCCGGTCCGGGCGGCCTCACCGTCGCTGCGGAGCCCTACGAGCTCGACGCACTGCAGACTCTTTTCCTGTTCAGCCGCGCCGACACCCTGTATGGCGGCTCGGATGAAATTCAACGCAATGTTATCGCCGAGCGTGTGCTCGGACTGCCAAAGGAGGCACGCGCATGA
- a CDS encoding SDR family oxidoreductase yields MSSSRIAQPVPAYVPAHGLLTGRRVVVTAAAGAGIGAAAARRCLEEGAALVVLGDTHAGRLESSAAELGAEFGTERVRWAVCDVTVEEQVEALLDAAEEAGGVDVMINNAGLGGSVSILEMTDEQWSKVLDVTLTGTFRSVRAAARRMVRNGTKGVIINNASVIGWRAQEEQAHYAAAKAGVMALTRSAALDVAPHGIRINAVSPSLAMHPFLAKVTSDELLEQLTAREAFGRAAEPWEIANVMVFLASDYSSYMTGEVVSVSSQQA; encoded by the coding sequence ATGAGTTCCTCGCGCATCGCACAACCCGTTCCCGCCTATGTTCCCGCCCACGGGCTGCTCACGGGCCGGCGCGTCGTCGTCACCGCCGCGGCGGGTGCCGGCATCGGCGCCGCGGCAGCACGCCGCTGCCTCGAAGAAGGCGCCGCCCTGGTGGTGCTCGGAGACACGCACGCCGGAAGGCTGGAGTCATCCGCCGCCGAGCTCGGCGCGGAGTTCGGGACCGAGCGGGTTCGCTGGGCCGTCTGCGACGTCACTGTGGAGGAGCAGGTCGAGGCGCTGCTCGACGCCGCCGAGGAGGCCGGCGGCGTCGACGTCATGATCAACAATGCGGGCCTGGGCGGCAGCGTTTCCATCCTGGAAATGACCGACGAGCAGTGGTCCAAGGTCCTGGACGTGACCCTCACCGGCACCTTCCGCAGTGTGCGTGCCGCGGCGCGCCGCATGGTTCGCAACGGAACCAAGGGCGTCATCATCAACAACGCCTCGGTCATTGGCTGGCGCGCCCAGGAGGAGCAGGCCCACTACGCCGCCGCCAAGGCAGGCGTCATGGCCCTCACCCGCTCGGCCGCGCTCGACGTCGCGCCGCACGGAATCCGCATCAACGCCGTGTCACCGAGCCTGGCCATGCACCCGTTCCTGGCCAAGGTCACGTCGGACGAACTGCTGGAGCAGCTCACCGCGCGTGAGGCGTTCGGCCGGGCTGCCGAACCGTGGGAAATCGCCAACGTCATGGTGTTCCTCGCCAGCGACTACTCGTCCTACATGACTGGTGAAGTCGTGTCCGTAAGCAGCCAGCAGGCCTGA
- a CDS encoding acetyl-CoA C-acetyltransferase, whose translation MTTAYIIDAVRTPGGRRGGSLAGIHSADLGAHVISSLVERTGIDPGAVDDVIFGCTDTLGSQAGDIARTAWLVAGMPDHVPGVTIDRQCGSSQQAVHFAAQGVMSGTADLIVAGGVQNMSAIPISAAMTAGQQYGFTTPFAESPGWVARYGNQEVSQFRSAEMIAEKWNISRESMEAFALESHRRAVAAADGGRFAKEIVPIAGLAHDEGPRRETSLEKMAALQPLTEGGRITAAVASQISDAASALLIASEGAVAAHSLTPRARIHHISVRADDPVWMLTGPIRATRYALERAGMKVDDIDLFECNEAFASVVLAWAQELNIDRDKINVNGGGIALGHPIGATGTRIMATLLNELERSGGRFGLQVMCEGGGQANVTIIERL comes from the coding sequence ATGACCACCGCATACATCATCGACGCCGTCCGCACCCCGGGGGGACGCCGCGGCGGCTCCCTCGCCGGCATCCACTCCGCAGACCTCGGCGCCCACGTCATCTCCTCACTCGTTGAGCGCACCGGCATCGATCCCGGCGCCGTTGACGACGTCATCTTCGGCTGCACCGACACGCTCGGCTCCCAGGCCGGCGACATCGCCCGCACCGCCTGGCTGGTCGCCGGAATGCCCGATCACGTCCCGGGCGTGACCATTGACCGGCAGTGCGGATCAAGCCAGCAGGCCGTGCACTTCGCCGCTCAGGGAGTGATGTCCGGAACCGCCGACCTGATTGTGGCCGGCGGCGTGCAGAACATGTCGGCCATTCCGATTTCAGCGGCGATGACCGCCGGCCAACAGTACGGCTTCACCACTCCGTTTGCCGAGTCGCCCGGCTGGGTGGCGCGCTACGGAAACCAGGAGGTGTCGCAGTTCCGCTCGGCGGAGATGATCGCCGAAAAGTGGAACATCTCCCGCGAGAGCATGGAGGCCTTCGCGCTGGAAAGCCACCGCCGCGCGGTCGCCGCTGCGGACGGCGGACGGTTCGCGAAGGAGATCGTTCCGATCGCCGGGCTGGCCCATGACGAGGGCCCCCGCCGGGAGACGTCACTGGAGAAAATGGCGGCGCTTCAGCCGCTCACCGAGGGCGGCCGGATCACTGCGGCCGTGGCCTCACAGATCAGCGACGCAGCCAGCGCCCTGCTGATTGCCTCGGAAGGCGCCGTGGCCGCGCACTCCCTGACGCCGCGCGCCCGCATCCATCACATCTCGGTGCGCGCCGATGATCCGGTCTGGATGCTGACCGGACCGATCCGCGCCACCCGCTACGCGCTGGAGCGCGCCGGCATGAAGGTCGACGACATCGATCTGTTCGAATGCAACGAGGCGTTCGCGTCCGTCGTGCTCGCCTGGGCGCAGGAACTGAACATCGACAGGGACAAGATCAACGTCAACGGCGGCGGCATTGCGCTCGGCCACCCCATCGGTGCGACGGGCACCCGCATCATGGCCACGCTGCTGAACGAGCTGGAGCGCAGCGGCGGACGGTTCGGCCTGCAGGTGATGTGCGAGGGCGGCGGCCAGGCCAACGTCACCATCATCGAGCGCCTCTGA